One window of Pocillopora verrucosa isolate sample1 chromosome 9, ASM3666991v2, whole genome shotgun sequence genomic DNA carries:
- the LOC131798716 gene encoding zinc finger MYM-type protein 1-like, translating to MASRKNNQETSKQSTLLRWVRPDREPSKTENRGEQAVLEETSQESDEQAAGTSNSSNSNINTTPQGPELPPTPDLPSVSKGPNQPKNFKFPQRTFGNSTKKRSFQPVWFEQRPWLHYVEKTDMVLCFTCVKAIQNKMLSSTKADPQFTRIGYSNWKNAMDKKKGFQKHALSESHKEAVARVITAPATTTGDVGELLSEKHAKEKAINRKILLTILSNVRFLARQALPLRGNWDTDSASEINSNFYQLLKLRSEENPEISEWLSRRTEKYTSPMIQNEMLEVLALGVLREISENIQNAKFFTIMADETADVSIKEQLVVCIRWVDDKFVIHEDFIGMWPLPRTTADQIVGTLREALQQMNLDIQNARGQCYDGAATMAGEKTGVATQIKSVNGKCLYTHCYGHALNLAVADAIKSVKCMSDALDTVREIGKLVKKSPQRNTKLDQIREETTNESRGVHAFCPTRWTVRGEALASVLNNHDELMELWDWSLDVLKDTEMKSRINGVKSMMTKFSFYFGCCLGEKILRQTDNLSRALQSSSISAAQGNKLEVDVVKTLKTDRSDESFDLFWARIKQRKDKEIESIEDPVPPRKRKVPSRFELGQQQTHYFPQTAKDHYKQIYFEAIDFATTAITARFDRKDFKVYMNLQELLLKATAKQPYDAEVAEVLKVYSEDLNPYQLEGQLVLLPQVAASNAFDTSRFNVDDLISFFQSIDEPHKLLLSEICMLGKLLLVIPATNAASERSFSALKRVKTYLRATTGDARLNHLMTLHVHRDRTDSIDLVAAANQFVGEQENRKQLFGSFTTNDLLRKVSLVSRSTQTSL from the coding sequence ATGGCTTCAAGAAAGAATAATCAAGAGACTAGTAAGCAAAGCACACTCCTTAGATGGGTGAGACCTGATCGTGAGCCATCGAAGACTGAAAACCGTGGAGAACAAGCTGTTTTAGAAGAAACATCTCAGGAATCTGACGAGCAAGCAGCAGGAACTTCCAATTCTTCGAACTCAAACATAAATACCACACCACAAGGACCTGAATTGCCGCCCACTCCAGATCTGCCATCAGTGTCAAAAGGCCCCAATCAACCGAAGAACTTTAAATTTCCCCAAAGAACGTTTGGAAACAGTACGAAGAAACGTTCATTTCAACCAGTGTGGTTCGAACAGAGGCCATGGCTACATTATGTCGAGAAAACTGACATGGTGTTATGTTTCACTTGTGTAAAAGCCatccaaaataaaatgctttccTCGACAAAAGCAGACCCACAGTTCACTCGGATTGGGTATAGCAACTGGAAAAATGCAATGGACAAAAAGAAAGGGTTTCAAAAACACGCACTCTCTGAATCTCATAAGGAAGCAGTAGCCAGAGTCATTACAGCCCCAGCTACAACCACCGGGGATGTCGGAGAGTTGTTGTCTGAGAAGCACGCAAAGGAAAAGGcaataaacagaaaaatcctACTCACGATTCTTTCCAACGTCCGTTTTTTAGCTCGTCAGGCCCTGCCACTACGGGGAAATTGGGACACTGACAGTGCGAGTGAGATTAACTCAAACTTTTATCAACTACTGAAACTGCGATCTGAAGAAAACCCAGAAATAAGTGAGTGGCTTAGTCGTAGAACTGAGAAATACACATCCCCTATGATTCAGAATGAGATGCTCGAAGTTCTTGCTCTAGGTGTGCTGCGGGAAATATCAGAAAACATTCAGAATGCTAAGTTTTTTACGATAATGGCAGATGAGACAGCTGATGTGTCTATCAAGGAGCAACTTGTTGTATGCATTCGTTGGGTTGACGACAAGTTTGTAATTCATGAAGACTTTATTGGAATGTGGCCCTTGCCCAGAACCACTGCTGATCAGATCGTAGGAACACTGAGAGAGGCCCTGCAACAAATGAATCTCGATATTCAGAATGCTCGTGGTCAGTGCTATGATGGTGCTGCAACAATGGCAGGGGAGAAAACTGGTGTGGCAACGCAGATTAAATCCGTCAATGGAAAGTGCCTGTATACACACTGTTATGGCCATGCCTTGAACTTGGCCGTTGCTGATGCCATAAAATCAGTGAAATGTATGAGTGATGCACTTGACACTGTCAGAGAAATTGGAAAGTTGGTAAAAAAGTCACCACAAAGAAACACCAAACTAGATCAAATAAGGGAAGAAACCACGAATGAGTCTCGTGGAGTTCACGCGTTTTGCCCAACACGATGGACTGTTCGTGGCGAAGCATTAGCATCAGTGCTCAACAACCATGATGAGCTCATGGAGCTTTGGGATTGGTCCCTTGATGTCTTAAAGGACACAGAAATGAAATCGAGAATCAATGGAGTTAAAAGTATGATGACaaagtttagtttttattttggttgttGCTTAGGTGAGAAAATTTTGCGACAAACCGACAACTTGAGCCGTGCTTTGCAGAGTTCTTCAATTTCTGCTGCTCAGGGAAATAAGCTTGAAGTAGATGTGGTCAAAACCTTGAAAACAGATCGGAGCGATGAGTCTTTTGATCTCTTCTGGGCTCGCATCAAACAGAGAAAGGACAAAGAAATTGAGTCCATCGAAGATCCCGTGcctccaaggaagagaaaagtCCCAAGCAGATTCGAGCTTGGACAACAACAAACGCACTATTTCCCTCAAACGGCCAAGGACCACTAtaagcaaatttattttgaagccATCGATTTTGCAACAACTGCAATCACAGCACGATTTGACCGGAAGGACTTCAAAGTGTACATGAATCtccaagagcttcttttaaaGGCCACAGCTAAACAACCGTACGATGCTGAAGTGGCCGAAGTTTTGAAGGTGTATAGTGAAGACCTGAATCCCTATCAACTTGAAGGCCAGCTAGTACTTCTCCCACAAGTGGCTGCCTCGAATGCTTTTGACACTTCAAGATTTAATGTCGATGACctaatatcattttttcaatcaattgatGAACCCCATAAATTACTTCTTTCTGAAATTTGCATGCTGGGAAAGTTACTTTTGGTTATTCCAGCAACGAATGCCGCGAGTGAACGTTCATTTTCTGCTTTAAAGCGCGTCAAGACATATTTGCGTGCAACAACTGGAGACGCAAGGCTGAACCATCTCATGACGCTTCATGTCCACAGGGACAGGACTGATTCGATTGACCTGGTAGCTGCAGCAAACCAGTTTGTTGGAGAACAAGAGAACAGAAAGCAGTTGTTTGGGTCTTTTACCACAAATGATTTGTTGCGAAAGGTGTCTTTGGTCTCGCGTTCAACGCAAACATCTCTATAA
- the LOC131792914 gene encoding steroid 17-alpha-hydroxylase/17,20 lyase-like isoform X1 has translation MVVYEFRNMPPGPRLTTLPVLGNIFSLDLKAEKLTDAFNGLKEKYGRVFSLKLGSYKVVMAASPDAVHELLVKKSADYAGRQQTYALFSITLGGKDVVFSHYGPSWRLHRKLFTTALRQYLSDIPLIESRVLVQAEKLTKYMEALKGKPFDPSESLNRTVADVICGITFGEGYDTTNPNLNRLLKLNADWMSDHENAQLVRILDFIPATQYLPIKAYDRFIQPFYEMFDILRIFLREREKNFNPEQPVQDLISGLLLAKKDAERENDREKSCFLSEDYFVNTIEDMFIAGYETTGTTMRWAIAMLVNYPKYQEDIQRQLDEVVVDRTPSLYDRPNLPLIHATIIETLRLANVVPLAVPHCTLNDTTLCGYRVPRGTIVFPNTESVHMDPKCWENPTEFNPYRHLDDEGKLITNQGNYFPFGAGRRFCAGEPLAKVELFLFISWLLQKFTFVAEKDGCPPHLKGFYSFTQFPAPYKIRAIKRK, from the exons ATGGTAGTGTATGAGTTCAGGAACATGCCACCAGGTCCACGCTTGACGACGCTTCCAGTTCTGGGGAACATATTTTCGTTGGATTTGAAGGCGGAGAAACTTACGGATGCTTTTAATGG GTTGAAGGAAAAGTACGGACGAGTTTTCTCCCTAAAACTTGGAAGCTACAAGGTTGTCATGGCGGCATCTCCGGACGCCGTTCATGAACTACTTGTTAAGAAATCAGCTGATTATGCAGGAAGGCAGCAGACTTATGCTCTGTTTTCAATAACCCTTG GAGGGAAAGATGTCGTCTTTTCTCACTATGGCCCAAGCTGGAGGCTTCATCGCAAACTCTTTACAACAGCCTTACGCCAATACTTGTCGGATATTCCTCTAATCGAAAGCCGAGTATTAGTACAGGCAGAGAAACTGACAAAATATATGGAAGCACTAAAGGGAAAGCCTTTTGATCCCTCAGAAAGCTTAAATCGAACTGTCGCTGACGTTATCTGTGGCATCACCTTTGGAGAAGGATACGACACCACCAACCCAAATTTGAACAGGCTCCTAAAGCTTAACGCTGACTGGATGTCAGACCACGAGAATGCTCAGCTCGTGAGAATACTGGACTTTATCCCTGCAACACAGTACCTTCCTATTAAAGCTTACGATCGATTCATTCAGCCTTTCTATGAAATGTTCGATATCCTTCGCATATTCTTGCGAGAGcgagagaaaaattttaatcccGAACAACCCGTTCAAGACTTGATCTCGGGCCTTCTTCTCGCCAAAAAAGACGCCGAACGCGAAAATGACAGGGAAAAGTCCTGTTTTTTATCCGAAGATTACTTTGTTAACACCATAGAAGACATGTTCATCGCCGGCTACGAAACTACAGGTACCACAATGAGGTGGGCAATAGCCATGTTGGTTAACTACCCAAAATACCAAGAGGATATTCAACGACAATTAGATGAGGTGGTTGTTGACCGAACACCGTCTTTGTATGATCGACCCAATCTACCCCTCATCCACGCTACCATCATAGAAACGCTTCGCCTGGCAAATGTGGTTCCGCTTGCAGTGCCTCATTGTACCTTGAATGATACAACTCTCTGCGGCTACCGCGTCCCTAGAGGTACAATAGTGTTTCCTAATACAGAGTCGGTTCACATGGATCCCAAATGCTGGGAAAACCCGACTGAGTTCAACCCTTACCGTCACCTTGACGATGAAGGAAAGCTGATCACAAACCAAGGCAATTATTTCCCATTTGGGGCGGGACGACGGTTCTGTGCTGGCGAACCCCTGGCTAAAGTTGAGTTGTTCTTGTTCATATCGTGGTTGTTACAGAAATTTACCTTTGTTGCTGAAAAAGATGGCTGTCCTCCTCATTTAAAAGGCTTTTACAGCTTTACACAATTTCCAGCTCCATATAAGATACGCGCCATTAAACGAAAATAg
- the LOC131792914 gene encoding cytochrome P450 2U1-like isoform X2, with product MAASPDAVHELLVKKSADYAGRQQTYALFSITLGGKDVVFSHYGPSWRLHRKLFTTALRQYLSDIPLIESRVLVQAEKLTKYMEALKGKPFDPSESLNRTVADVICGITFGEGYDTTNPNLNRLLKLNADWMSDHENAQLVRILDFIPATQYLPIKAYDRFIQPFYEMFDILRIFLREREKNFNPEQPVQDLISGLLLAKKDAERENDREKSCFLSEDYFVNTIEDMFIAGYETTGTTMRWAIAMLVNYPKYQEDIQRQLDEVVVDRTPSLYDRPNLPLIHATIIETLRLANVVPLAVPHCTLNDTTLCGYRVPRGTIVFPNTESVHMDPKCWENPTEFNPYRHLDDEGKLITNQGNYFPFGAGRRFCAGEPLAKVELFLFISWLLQKFTFVAEKDGCPPHLKGFYSFTQFPAPYKIRAIKRK from the exons ATGGCGGCATCTCCGGACGCCGTTCATGAACTACTTGTTAAGAAATCAGCTGATTATGCAGGAAGGCAGCAGACTTATGCTCTGTTTTCAATAACCCTTG GAGGGAAAGATGTCGTCTTTTCTCACTATGGCCCAAGCTGGAGGCTTCATCGCAAACTCTTTACAACAGCCTTACGCCAATACTTGTCGGATATTCCTCTAATCGAAAGCCGAGTATTAGTACAGGCAGAGAAACTGACAAAATATATGGAAGCACTAAAGGGAAAGCCTTTTGATCCCTCAGAAAGCTTAAATCGAACTGTCGCTGACGTTATCTGTGGCATCACCTTTGGAGAAGGATACGACACCACCAACCCAAATTTGAACAGGCTCCTAAAGCTTAACGCTGACTGGATGTCAGACCACGAGAATGCTCAGCTCGTGAGAATACTGGACTTTATCCCTGCAACACAGTACCTTCCTATTAAAGCTTACGATCGATTCATTCAGCCTTTCTATGAAATGTTCGATATCCTTCGCATATTCTTGCGAGAGcgagagaaaaattttaatcccGAACAACCCGTTCAAGACTTGATCTCGGGCCTTCTTCTCGCCAAAAAAGACGCCGAACGCGAAAATGACAGGGAAAAGTCCTGTTTTTTATCCGAAGATTACTTTGTTAACACCATAGAAGACATGTTCATCGCCGGCTACGAAACTACAGGTACCACAATGAGGTGGGCAATAGCCATGTTGGTTAACTACCCAAAATACCAAGAGGATATTCAACGACAATTAGATGAGGTGGTTGTTGACCGAACACCGTCTTTGTATGATCGACCCAATCTACCCCTCATCCACGCTACCATCATAGAAACGCTTCGCCTGGCAAATGTGGTTCCGCTTGCAGTGCCTCATTGTACCTTGAATGATACAACTCTCTGCGGCTACCGCGTCCCTAGAGGTACAATAGTGTTTCCTAATACAGAGTCGGTTCACATGGATCCCAAATGCTGGGAAAACCCGACTGAGTTCAACCCTTACCGTCACCTTGACGATGAAGGAAAGCTGATCACAAACCAAGGCAATTATTTCCCATTTGGGGCGGGACGACGGTTCTGTGCTGGCGAACCCCTGGCTAAAGTTGAGTTGTTCTTGTTCATATCGTGGTTGTTACAGAAATTTACCTTTGTTGCTGAAAAAGATGGCTGTCCTCCTCATTTAAAAGGCTTTTACAGCTTTACACAATTTCCAGCTCCATATAAGATACGCGCCATTAAACGAAAATAg